The window aatgtaaaagaTTGGGGAGGGAAATGCTTTTATAGTTTCAAGCTTCTTTGCTAGAACCAAAAGCAAACCGAGAGATACTACACAATTTTTTAAGCATCTATAGGTAAATAGGTATGGTAGTtgattttttgtatttttgttttctATAAGTATGATGAGAGTTATAACTTATAGCTTATAGGTATACCATTTACATAATATAATTGGAATTATTATGTTTGATATTTATACTAAAAGAATTTAAAAAGTAAAAAACTTAATAACATCTAAACGgatttaaatattaataagtacatcaattgtaaaaaaaaaaaaaaaaattaaacctaGCTAAATAAGCGACATACTTACAACCCTAATTACTTAAATACACCGATCTTACCATTAAGGTGAAACACGAGGTTGTGAGGATGTGCCCTCCGGACCATCGATTACTTATTGGTGGAGATCTAAATGGTCATATAGGAACGAATGTCGAGGGTTATCCGAGTGCCCATGGAGGCTTTGGGTACGAAGTAAGAAATGAGGAAGGGCTTTCTATTCTCGATTTTGCTGTTGCTTACGATTTGGTTGTTGCGAATTCGTTCTTCAAGAAGACGAATGCTCAGTTAGCAAATTTTCATAGTGGGGGTCATAGTACCCAAATTGACTATTTGTTACTTCGCAAAGGGGATCTTAGGATATGTGTGGACTGTAAGGCCCTGACGGACTTGACATGCTCCTCCCAGCACAGATTGTTGGTCATGGATTTGGTTCTCCAGAGTCGGGTCACCAAGAGCTTGAGGCCCGTCCAACCTAAAATCCTATGGAAGAAGTTGAACGGAGAGAAGGCGGAGACTTTTAAAACTTTGGTTGGTGTAAGAGTTGAGGCAGATGTGGAAATGGTATCTCATGATGATGCGGACAAGATGTGGACTTTTCTAGCGTCCACCATTAGAGAGGCAGCAAATGAAGCCTTAGGTGTGGTAGTAGGAACATTGAGAGGACATGGGTCGGATAGAGAATCATGGTGGCTTAGTGACGAGGTTCAAAGCAAAGTCGCGCTTAAGCAACTAAGGTATAGGGAGCTCATCACTTGTCGGGAGGGGACTCCAGCGAGTAGAACTAGGGTTGAAGAGAGATATAAAGAAGCCAAAATAGAAGCTAAGAAGGCTGTAGCCCATGCAAAAGATAAGGCATATGAAGATTTATATAGGAAACTAGACTCCAAAGAAGGAGCAAATGATATCTAcaggatagccaaagctagggaACGAAGGCGCAGGGACCTAGAtagcatcaattttatcaaaaatgAAGATGGTCAAACCTTAGTAAAGGAAGATGAAATTCGGAAAATATGGGAAGGGTATTTCTCATCCCTTTTCATTGGAGGAAGACCTGAATGTCATGAAGATCCGCAAGATTCTGATATAGAACAATCTCATAACAACATATATGGTGGGAGGATCAACTAAGAGGAAGTAAGATCggcactacgaaagatggggagaaataaATCTGCGGGACCGGACCTGATCCCCATCGAGGCGTGGCGGTGCCTAGGCGACGATGGTGTTAGGTGGTTGACTTGCCTTTTCAACAAGACGTATCGAAGCTCTaaaatgcctatggaatggagagtGAGCGAGATTATTCCCATCTATAAGAACAAGGGGGATGCTCAAACCTGCggtaactatagaggcataaaattacttagtcatactatgaagcgtTGGGAGAGAGTGATCGAGACTAGACTTTGACGCGTAACAAATGTGTCggaaaaccaatttggtttcatgccagggcactcttcgatagaggcaatccatattattaggaatcttatggagaagtatagagaaaagcaaaagaaccttgagatggttttcttagacttggaaaaggcctaCGATTGCGTCCCACGAAatttgatttggaagacccttaaaGGTAGAAGTATCCCGAGTAGATATATTAATGTTATTAGGGATATGTACGAAGGGGCGAAGTCTTGCATTCGAACGCCAGTGGGAAATACCGAAGTTTTCCCAATAGAAGTAGGCCTGcatcagggatcggcccttagcccttTTCTTTTCACATTGATTCTTGATGAGCTTTCTCGAGGGATACAAAAGTGTATCCCTTGGTGCTTAATCTTTGCCGATGATATTGTGTTTGTTTCTGAATCTAAGGAGGAGCTTACTAGAAGACTGGAGCAATGGAGGGTGGATTTAGAAGGTAATGGTCTACAAATTAGTAGACAAAATACGGAATATCTTAGATGTGATTTCGATAGAAACAATGATGAACAAGATGATGGAGTGAACATCTGCATTGGAGACTAGATCTTGCATCCACAAACCTCATTTAAATACCTAGGGCTAGGCTCGATGCTCCACAAATCGGGAGGATAGATGAAGACGTGTCTTACCGTATTAAAGTAGGATGGGTGAAGTAGAGAGCAGCGACTGGAGTCTTATGCTATAGGAAGATCCCCTaaagctgaaagggaaattcttcaatgtggcaattagacctgccatgctataaggatcagagtgttggccaatgacgaaggcgcaagagagaaggatggacgTGGCAGAGataaggatgcttaggtggacatgcGGTAAGACGATGTTGGATATGATTCCAAATAGTGTTTTAAGGGAGAACCtgaaagttagaagcatcatcgacaagctaagagaagaatgacttcgatggtttgggcatgtgaggagACGACCTCTTACTGCACATGTTAGGAGATTCGAAGCACTTACAGTTGAcggtgtaaggagaaggggtagacccacacgtaggtgggaggatagaataaagctcgacttgaaggagcttttactgaccgaggacatgacctctgataggaacgcgtggagggctagaattagaatagacgagtaggCTTTGATATGTATGTGTGTTTGGGGGTAGGGGTGCTTGTGGGTATGGGTTATTGTGTGTATGTGTCTTCTTTTAAAGTGTTGTTCGTATGATTGTTTGTGTACGTATGTATCCTCATGTATTTCCGTGCTTCGCATCTAACCAGGACTCCGTCTCGGTTTTGGGTATGTTTGTGTGTGCAGGTATGTTTGTGTATGTATGTACGCATGTTTAGGGTGTCGGGTATGGATGTTTGCATGTTTAGGTTTGGATGTTTTTGGGTATGTATGTTTATGGTTGTTTTTATGTGTGCATATATGTTTGCTTGGTGTATGTTTATGGATGTTTGTAAGTATGTTTTTGTATGGATGTATGTATGCGTATGTAAGTATGCTTATGCTTGTATCTATGTTTTGTATGTTTAGCGATGTAGGTATGTTAGTGTGTATGTATgcatatatgtgtgtatgtatgtatgtacccaggtatgtgtgacgacccggagatttccgaccaaatttaaactttattcttatatgatttcgacacaataagcaaagtctgtaatgttgagtcacgaaagttttggaatttaattcatgtaatcaattaccctttaacaatcccgacgattcacgaacatttatgcgtaaataaaaatgtaaatatatatgaattctatatataagtaatatcatatatattgtaatatataaataataaagattcaatatattatataattgatagatatgatataaaatatatatataaaatatatatatatatatatatatatatatatatatatatatatatatatatatatatatatatatatatatattacataattaataaattgtgatattagtatattaaatgtaattacgagttaaaatatagtcattatattaataatattattatttcttttattattaatatcgatatctgtattattaatattattaatttaatatataatatatagatagaaatatgatatatttaaattgttatagcattaatattaaataatacaaattattatttgttaccattaatattattattactatcgtttttataataaatataaatatattcattattattaattattattatgattataatgtttatgattaatattattattattattattcatattactattattataagtcttttaattatttctaattaattgtattattattaatataattatatttatttattattaatattgaatataaattatatatacatactcGTAATGCATATTCAATTCAATCTCAAACTCACTTGTATCATTCCTCCGTGATTTAAGTTATTAGTGACTACCATGTTCTCTTTTCATTTACGTGTAATCTACATCTATACAAATCAATATATCTATTGGGCAGACAACAACTCACAATATATTGAATTAATGTAATAAACCCTGTATCCATGAAAACACTCACAACCAAAACCATCAAACTATCGATGCATTCATTTGTGTGATAGTTATTATGATAAAGTTGATGATAATTGAAAACATGGCAATTTAATATATGAATAGGGTGATGTGTTGGCTTAACTTTTCTAAGTTCACGGACCACATAAATTTTCTATACAAAAAGAAAAAGGTGAATATTGCAACTACAATCAACATTTTGTCATTCACTTTATATGGGTGGGGTGACCGAATATTAGAGGGGCCATAGTCAAATCAATTGCCTACAAGAAGCACCCGTGATTTACAGTTCAATATATTTTTATACACTTCTTTTTGTTTCAAGTTTAAACACCAACACTCAAGGTTATCGAGTGTATTTACTGCTGCCGTTTACTTATCTTCCTGCACCCAAAGGAAAACCCAACACCACCCCACAGCAACCTCAAACCACCAAGAACAACGTCCCTATCTATCTCCTACTCCTGTCTTGTTGAATCCACAAACAACCACCATGGGGGCTGCTGCTGTCCGCTGTAAAAACAAACCCAAAGTCACCCTTCTATCATCAAACCGTCATATTATGATCACCAATccaaaccaccataacaaacctTTAAAACCCACTACACACTTACTGTTATTGCAGTTTATCATGACTGTAACTAGTATAATACCTGCAGCCATTACAAAGCTAATACCTGGTAAGATGAGTCATCAAATTCAAATCAAGAATCTAAGGTAGTAAAAAACCCGACAATGATTAACTATGAAAACAATAGAACACGGGTTGTTAATAAGTTTCAATACAATAAAATTACAGTTAATTGTAACAAATATAGAAGCTTC of the Rutidosis leptorrhynchoides isolate AG116_Rl617_1_P2 chromosome 5, CSIRO_AGI_Rlap_v1, whole genome shotgun sequence genome contains:
- the LOC139850131 gene encoding uncharacterized protein → MCPPDHRLLIGGDLNGHIGTNVEGYPSAHGGFGYEVRNEEGLSILDFAVAYDLVVANSFFKKTNAQLANFHSGGHSTQIDYLLLRKGDLRICVDCKALTDLTCSSQHRLLVMDLVLQSRVTKSLRPVQPKILWKKLNGEKAETFKTLVGVRVEADVEMVSHDDADKMWTFLASTIREAANEALGVVVGTLRGHGSDRESWWLSDEVQSKVALKQLRYRELITCREGTPASRTRVEERYKEAKIEAKKAVAHAKDKAYEDLYRKLDSKEGANDIYRIAKARERRRRDLDSINFIKNEDGQTLVKEDEIRKIWEGYFSSLFIGGRPECHEDPQDSDIEQSHNNIYGGRIN
- the LOC139850132 gene encoding uncharacterized protein, with product MGRNKSAGPDLIPIEAWRCLGDDGVRWLTCLFNKTYRSSKMPMEWRVSEIIPIYKNKGDAQTCGAKSCIRTPVGNTEVFPIEVGLHQGSALSPFLFTLILDELSRGIQKCIPWCLIFADDIVFVSESKEELTRRLEQWRVDLEGNGLQISRQNTEYLRCDFDRNNDEQDDGVNICIGD